The segment CAGCTTGCAAGCATACGGCATGGATATCTTCGAGACGTGAGCCGACGACTGGCAGAAGTGGCACCAGGAGCAGTAGGCCAGGCGGCCACAGGTGTGACACACATCCACCTCAAAGACATCGGAGGAAATCATCAGATAATCATCATAATCttcttcagcttcaagtcatttGCCAGGCATTGCCCGGTGGAGTCTGTGGCGTTACGAGTCCAACGTTCTGGCAGGAACACAGCAGCCTTGGGGAAGTGCTCCTCGCTTGATAGCAAGCTCAGGGGAACCATCGACACACAGGTACCAGCTGGCACTTGGAATCCGCTCAAAACGCTGTCCCGATTGAGAACTCGGGCATTCATAACAGCCAGCGGGTACATCCGATGCGACTCTTTGATGCTGGCACGCAAATAGGGAACGTTCTTCATGGATTCCTCCGTGAAATCCGAGTCCTTGTGGGGCAGTACCTTCATCACCTCCTCTCCTCCATAATCAGCATGCTGGCGCCGTACGAGATGAAACAGTCGCGTTCCATTTCGCCCAGGCGCAGGCCTCCCTCCCGACTCCCGGCCTTGGGTGGGCTGGCGTGTGAGCACGGCCTTGAGACCCCGCGCCCTGGCGTGCATTTTGTCCTGGACCATGTGCTTCAGCTTCTGATAGTAGACCGGGCCGGAGTAGATGTATGCCTGCAAGGGAGCTCCAGTGATGCCCGAGTAGAAGAAGTCCTTGCCCATGTAATTGAAGCCGTGGCGCTCCAACTCCGCCTGAATGTCGCACACCTTTGAGCCACCAAAGGCCGTGCCGTAGTGGAATTTTCCCTCGAGTACTCCAGCCTTGCCGCCGAGCAGCTCTAGAGTCTTACCCACTGTCATACGGGAGGGGAAACCGTGGGGGTTCATGATCATGTCCGGACAGATGCCAGAATCATTGTAAGGCATGTCCTCCTGGTCCACAATGAGCCCTGTGATACCCTTCTGACCGTGCCGCGAGCTGAACTTGTCGCCAATCTCCGGAATGCGCGTCTGGCGCAGAAGGATCTTGATGAGGAAGTCCTCTTCCGAGTTGGCAGAGACCATCACACGCTCCACATAGCTGGGCTCGGGCCCCTTGTAGCTGATGGGCACCGCTGTGTAGGGGAGCTGAGTCGATTGGCATCTCCTTTTTTGATCATAATCTGCTTATTTAGTATCTGCTCGCCCGGTGCCACAATGCCATCTGTGTCTAGAACATCGTGCTTGAATATCACCTTGTTGGTGAGGGCATCCTTCACGGGACCCATAATCCTGTCAAAGGTCTGGTTGGCATAACGCTTCACCGTGCACTTGGAGTTCTTGTAGACCAGGCAGCGTCCGTACCCGCGATCGATGGAGGCCTTGTTCAGGATCAAGGCATCCTCGATGTCGTAACCCGAAAAGCTCATCACGGCCACAGTGGCGTTCTGTCCTGCCGGCAATTTGTCAAAGTTTGTCAACTCTATAGTTTTGGTCTTGACCATTGGTGCCTGGGGATAGACCAGGTTGTACATCAGCGAGTCGATGCGCTTCTTTTGATTGTAGCCAATCATGCCCATGGCTTGCTTGCTCATGGCGCATTGATAGGTGTTCCTGGGGCTTTGGTTGTGATGCGGATAGGGGACGAGGCCCGCACACACCCCCAGCAGCGTGAATGGTTCAATTTCCAGGTGTGTAGTGCCCTCCTCTATGTGCTCCTCGTTTCACGCAATAAACGAATCGTTCTCCTCGTTCACATCTAAGTACTCGATGAGTCCATCCAAGAGGAAATCGTCAAACTTTCGCACGCCTCTCTCCAGCTCGTCCAGATGGAATTGTTTGACACTAGGGCGGCGCTTCTCAACAATTATATAGGGATGGCACAGGCGTCCGCCGTCGGTGTGTATATAGATGCACCGCTGGGTGTAGGAGGTGTGCACAGACACAAAGCTGCCCATGCGACCCTTTCTGCGCATGTAGCGAAGATTCCGCACCAGATGCTTGTGATTCAGCGTGAGACCGAGGACATTGCCGTTGATGAATACCAAGAAGACATTGGGATTGTTGATGGGATTACCGCTCACTTCCCGTATGTCTTCCACACCGGCGTTGAATGCCAAAATCATCACCGGACGCTCCTCCACCTCCGTCGTGATGTGCGGCATCAAAACCAGATTCTTAACCAAGCCACAGGCCTCTCCCTCGGGCGTATCCGATGGACAGAGCATGCCCCACTGACTGGGCTGCAACGACCTGGTCCTGGTCTTCTCGAACTGCGAGTTCACTCGCGTCATCATGCCCAGAGCGGAGATATAGCTGAGGCGGGTGAGCACCTGCGTTACGCCAGCTCGCTCCATTTTGAATCGTTTGATGGTCCAATTGCCCGAACTGATGGCCGACTCCAGGCCGGCGGTAATCTGTGCCGCTCTCATATGCTTCACCACATCGAACTGCGCAGCCTTCACTTTGGGTATGTTCTTGTCCGCGATCATTTTCAGCTCCCAGTTCATGCGCTTGAACAGATCCTCGAACATGAGCGAGATGAGTGAGCCAGCCAATTCCAAACGCTTGTTGCCATAATAGTCCCGATCGTCGAAGAGCGTCTTTTCCAGCTCTGCGGACATCACACGTCGCACCATCATGGAAACGTAGATGGCCTTCATTTGGAAGTTGAAGTTGTCCACTGGAACGTGCGCAAGAATCGTGGTGAGCAGCAGCTCACGTGCCTCTCCTGCGGGTGTCTTTGTGGTGGAGCTTTGGAAGCGCTTTACCACTAATTTGGAGCCTGAAACGTGTGCAAATTAGACGGCTAGTTTCGAAGTTAACAGTAAGCTCTCACCCATGTAGTTCAGAGCCCGCTGCTGGGTAAACACCTTTAAGTTGAAGGCCTCCAGCAAGGAGGCACCAAGCCGATTCTGCGACTTTGTGTCTATGCCAATGTGTGCCATAATCTCCTGGTCGGAGACAATGCCCAACGCCTTGAATATGACCACAATTGGTATATCGTCCGTCATGGAGTTGTGCTTCATGTAATAGCGTCCGTGCTTGCTCAGCACCAGAGTTCGGGACTTCTTCTCATGGGTGGAGGACGTCACCTGGCACTGGACTACGCCATTGAAGTCCTCGGTTAGCATTTTGTTCCACGACAACTGCTCCTGGATGAGTATCACCTTCTCCTGACCACGCACCACAAAGTAGCCGCCAGGATCCAGTGGACACTCGTTCAGTTTGGATAATTCAAACTCGGACTTTCCAGTCAGCACGCAGTTGGAACATCTTAACATGAGAGGCATCCTGCCGATGAGCAGGTTGTTCCTCTTGATGCGCTGCGTCCCGCGTGGTGTCCCTCACGCGGCACTCATGCGGCGTGGTCGCCTTGGTTATGTTATAGCCATCATCGATGTCGGGCTTGCCCACCCGCACATCCATGTACTTGAGGTAGAAGAGGGGGTCGGCGCCGCTGGTGACGAGCTCGTTCGCACGAACTATCTTGATGTCCACATTGATAAAGTGGTTGAAGGAATCAGTGTGCTGCCTGACGAGGCCCTTCACCTGTAGAAACGCCGGCAGCAATTTCAACTTCTCCTCCAGCGGCTTGATGGGTGTGGCCCATTCCTTGCTGTCGACTGGGTCCCAGATATTGGCCTCGATATGGGCGTCGCCTTTCTTTAGCTCCACCATCTATGCGATTCAGATTATTTGTATTTCgtaaaaataaataacaaaacGGCATGCACGGTTCAAGTGTTGGTAAACGCTATTTAGAACCACATGCGCTTAACAGCCCACCTATCGCATGGACTTAGCAGAGCCATGTTAAGTTGGCTCGAAAATCAAATGGAAAAAGTCAATAGATTACAGCGTATtcgtttttttattttcaaatGCAAAACTGCAATCAAACATAATCAAAATGTAATAAACACGAAGCTTTAAACATTTTTCACAATCTGCACCACATCCTCGTCGTTCAGTACGTGCTCAATTCCCACCTTTTGCGGCTGGTGCTTGACCGAAGAGCCCCAAACGAGCGCACTAAAAATTCAAGAATATTTGAAATCTAAATTCACACAATTATGCTCGATTTACACTCACTATTTGAACTCCTTGACTATGGTGCGATGCAGCTTGTTGCAAAAGTCTTCGATGCTGGTCCGCTCATTGTGCAAAACCACGGGCGAATTGTAGTCTGGCAACTGTCCTTTGGGCTTGGTGTAAATCCGAATCAGCCTTAGATATTCCCACATCAATTCGAGCAAGTCGTCAAAGTTCCAGTGGTGATGCGCCGAAATGGGTACACAATGGGGAATCTTGTATATGACGTACAATTCTTCAATGGAGATCTGGTCGATCTTGTTCAGCAAATAGATACAGGGTATATAAATGCGATTGCCCTCAATGACATCGATCAGGTCGTCGCTGGTAGCATCGTAACGCAGCGTAATATCAGCATTGTGTATTTTGTATTCCGAGAGAATCGTCTTAACCAGATCCGTGTCCAGCTCCGATTGAGTAACCATTGAATTGAGATTGATGCCGCCCTTGTCCTTCCGGTTGTAGTAAATGTTTGGCGGCTTCTTGTTTATCCGAATGCCGAAACCTTCCAATTCGTGCTCCAACAGCTTTTTATGGCCCAACGGCTTGAGGCAATCCCACACCATGAAGATTAGATTGCAGGTACGGGCCACGGCAATCACCTGACGACCTCGACCCTTGCCATCCTTTGCTCCTTCGATGATACCGGGCAAATCAAGCAGCTGGATCTTGGCTCCTTTGTACTTGATGCATCCAGGCACCGTCGTCAGGGTTGTGAACTCGTAGGCGGCCACCTCCGAGTACACTCCGGCTAAATTTGATAGCAACGTAGACTTGCCCACTGAAGGAAAGCCGACGAAACCCACTCGTGCATCTCCAGTTTTGGCCACCTCAAAGCCGGCTAAAAGTTAATTACCAGTTAATTATCTATTTAAAGGAGGGCGAGTGTCGACGTACCTTCTCCAGTGCCACCGCCGCCTCCTTTGGGGGAGATCAGCTCACGCCGAAGCTTCGCGAGCTTCGCCTTTAGCAGACCCAAATGCGCCGATGTCGCCTTGTTCTTCTGCGTGCGTGCCATCTGTGCGGTAAAGAAGGTGAAGAGGGGAACGATACCAGACAGGTTAGTTTCTGTGTGCTCTGCTATTGATTGTGGCTTCGCTTACCTCCGACTCGATGGCCGAAATTTTCTCCAGAATCGTACTCATGGCTACGTCTCAGGTAAATTTTATTTGATCAACGAACTGCTTTATTATTAAATATGCatgtaaaaaatattttttttttttttttttttggttttaaatcatctcaaggatgatcggatactggtgatgtagtttggcgagtttgacaggtcggtatataaaaaaaaagaggaaaattacttaactgttttagaaaataaactgaaattactttataacatgatgaagaaaaaaggggtcaaaagtttaagtcagcAGTTTTGATAAAGTTTGCCagctctctgagatgtagcggctctttttttattaataattgatgtaaattgttataatatttaaagattttgaatttccttctgagcccggcaaatctttggcaatcgaagatcaggtgttcggcatattcagttacattgcacgtttcgcagatatttgagtcaattgctttgattctgtgtaggaagactttgtcgtatgtgtgtcccgtcataagtctgttaatggtcttgatgcttttagcattccatttaagagaaaaatgccagggtttactgggtatgtctagaaatatgtctatgaggctggatcccttcgtcctacacttcgtcctgtagtcctcattccatttgtatactaaaaagttcataatttctctttgagcctccttgtagctgtattttatatttattgtaaacccctcacttgtagcagcctttgctgctatgtcagtcttttcgttgatggccacacccttgtgaccagggacccatagaatgtcaagtttctgaatgtctgattggttaattatgttgtgaatatcattcactaggtacgagtctgtattcttatttttaattaaattaatagctccTAATCCATCACTTAAAATCAATGCCGttttgtaattatatttaagacatagttcgcaggcctttttaaggcctacgagttcggcacctactgaggataatctgttttctattttgtacttgtggatatttccactaggccattctactattcctatgccacatgtactttctgtaactgaggcatctgttgatagaatgttccagtcgtcctttctgtacttgttcagaatctcataaaatatagtttttatttctTCATTCGAGTATTCTTCTTTACCCTTAGTTAAAAATTTATCTAATACATGGATTTTGTTACATGTGTTAACACTATCACATTCTTGAGTGTTTACAAAGATGGAATTAAATTCTCTTAAAGTACGTGTGTAACTCGTATCCGCTTTTGAGCGTATTAGCTCGTCAAACATTGTTGGATTGAACCTTTTAATTTTAAGCAGTTCTTTGGCTGTAAGCCATTTCGCCCTGAAAACAGGTGTCATTACACCAGCGAGGACAAAAATTTCGTGTTTGCTTGTGTCAGGTGGCACCCCAACACACCTTCTGAGTGATTTAGCTTGCGCTATTTCTATATCTTTACTTGCTCCAGATCCCATGTCTGAAAAACTTGTGATAGCAtattcttgttttgttctaaTAAAAGCTTTGAAGATGTTGGTACTTGTTTTAGGTTTTAGACCTGATTTGATAGTAGTCGCAAGCTGGAGGAGTCTgttgcatttttatacccgatactcaaaatgagtattggggtatattagatttgtggtaaaagtggatgtatataaagtatatatattcttgatcagcatcaatagccgagtcgattgagccatgtcgtgtctgtccgtctgtccgtccccttcagcgcctagtgctcaaagactataagagcgagagcaacgatgttttggatccagatttctgtgatatgtcactgctacaagaatacttcaaaactttgccccgcccacttccgcccccacaaaggacgaaaatctgttgcatccacaatattgaggatacgagaaaactaaaaacgcagaatcatagataatgatcatatatatcagattgctgaatctggatcagatcagatcatttttatagccaataggaacaaatcaatttgcagtggctacgcagcgcccgacgtcacgctcagactgattttctgtctctctcgcacgcactctttgtcgtgtcgtttaatattagcggcgtctgccggaggagagccatactgactaagtatcgggtataactgtagagttgcggtgtccgcagcaactcacaacattccccctcgttttgtgtGTTCTTTAACCATTTTTACATAACTGACATTTGACATGTTTGCGCTAATCAGTCTGCCTAAGAAACGGATATCTTTTCGATTTGGTATAGGCACATTTCCAACAGAAATATTTACCGCTCTGACCTGTCTTTTTCATACATTCATTGCTGCAGATTTGCTTGGATTGAAGCTAAAACCGAGATCACCACATAGAAGGTTAAAGTCATTTAGTTTCTTATTAAGGTTTTCAACCGCTACAGTAAACTCTCTGTTGTGAGAGATTATAACGAAGTCATCTGCAAATTGCATCATATGAGTATTTCTATCACAGATCTGATGTAGTCTTTTTGTGTATACATTAaaaaggaggggcgacagacaAGAGCCCTGTGGGATTCCTCCCTGAACTACCTGAACAGCTTCCCCTATTTTCAGTAGTCTCATAGACATAAAACTGATGATCCAGTCAATGTATGTTTTACgaaaacactcattttccatTAGTCTTTTTAAGAATTTCAGGTTGACACAATTGTAGGCATTGTTGAGGTCAACAACCACAAGAGTAACGTGTTCcttgttctttttctttgccgctaCCACATTGATGACATCATTTATGCACATCGCTGCAGACTTGTTTTTTTGGTATGCATAAGATCTGTAGGGTATAatcttgttttcttgtataAGCTTTTCCAGCCTGGCTTTCACCATGCCATTTACTGTCTTGGCTAGAACCGAAATGAGGAATATGGGtcgaaaatgttttaagtcAGTCAGATCCATGTTTTTTTTCGGTATTGGTGCAATTCTGATAGATCTCCATTCGACTAGGAAATCGCACATAGCCACTCGACGGTTGTAAAAATGTACAAGTTCTGTCTTTATACTAGTGTTAAGAGCACTCAGCATCTCGTATGTGAGGTGATCTATTCCTCCTgccgtttttctgtttctgactaACACAGCCTCTAACTCTTCCAAGGAAAAGAAATGATTTTCATTGTTCTTGGTTGAGTACATTTCTTCGTCTACATCCTTTGCTTCTGAGGTTATTTGTTCGTTAAGGAATTCCAGGTATGGCCCAGCTTTGTCAGGGTCGAAAATTTCTGGGGTGTCCTCTTGACAGTTTTTTAGATTTCTGAGGAATCTCCAGGCTTCTCTTGAGttcgattttacatttaactcTGTTAACTTCCTGGTATAGCTAGttcttttggcaattttaaGTTTGTGTTGATATCCTGCTGTTTCAAAGGTTATTGGGTGATGGTGGGTGCCTCCTAGGTAAAACTTTTCGCATTTCCAATTCTCTATATGAATACCCTTTGTGAAAGTTAAATCGAGTACAGACCCTGATGTTGAGTCGATGTGTCTTCTGAATGTGAGACTGTGGTCATTTGCTAGACTGTAGCCAGCATTTGACATAGCTTGCATGAGAAAAGTTCCCTTTCCACTGTTGGTTCTGTCTCCAGAAAAGGTATGTCTTGCGTTAAAATCTCCTGCAATTATGACTTTTCCGAATGCATCTAAATATTCAAGGAGATTGTTAATCGCTTGCTTGAAGGATGCAAGAGACAACAAAGGTTCAAAATATACTGAGGTGATAAGAAATTTATCTTTGTTGTTGATGGTTCTTGCTATAATTATATCTTGCTCTGTCTCATATATCAGTCTTTTAACTCTTAATTCTTTTTTGTAGGAAATCGCCACTCCTCCATAACCGTCCTCTCTATGTTTTTCTAACATATTAAAGTTGGCTAGTTTCCTAAAACGGAGATCGTGAGAGAAAACTTCAGCCAGAATGGCAAAGTCGAAGTTTTCATTGTTTAAGTAGAATACTAGGTCGTTTTTATTGGctttaatagattgaatgttatgttgtaaaaatttcatatttatttagatgttttaaaaaggttcgtttctctctgtttgttcATTTTTCTGTCTGCATTATGTTCCATATTGTAATCATTTGTACTGGTCACTTTTTTTGATGGATGTGACACATCATTTGAGTCGACTAAACGAGACAACATGTCAACCATCTGTTGAATGgtaaatttgttttcttttagttCTTTGTTTTCAAAAAATGGTACGTGATTACTAGAATCGCTGGTATATGATTCTAAGTGATAGTGGGGTTTTTGTGCAGGAACCAAAGGTCTCTGCACTAACCTGCTCGCATAACCgtgtttttttaaaacttcatttgctttaacgtttttgttttgaacaTTTTCCTTATTTATGTCTAGTTTTggattgtttttttttcataattatcTAACAGCGAAAAATTTTGATGGATTGAGTAAGTGCTAAGCACTTCCTTACGCGCGATTTTTTTGATTGtcattattttgttaatgtCCATCTCCTTTTCCCATACTGGGCACATCAGTCTGTCCCTAGCTGAGTGATTTTTCCCATTGCAAAGGATACACTTGAGACCAGTGCACGACCCATTGCACTCCTCGACTCCGCATTTATAGCACCTCCTAGCTGATTTGCATCTGGTCGAAGTGTGACCAAGTCTGCCACAATTATAACATTGCCTTACTCTGGGAACATATATGCTTACTTTCATCCCACATATCCCAAAAAGAGATACCTTTTCTGGGATGTCTGAACCCTCAAAACCAATTTTGACTGTTTCTAATGGTATGAGCTTGAATGTTTCGTTGTTGTCATAGGTTGTAATTTTCTGCCTTCTTGCTAATCTTTCAATTGACTTAATTTTTATGTTAGAAGTAATATTATCCATAATTTCATTCTCAGAAAAACCGAGGGGCACCCCATTAATTACTCCATTGGATTCCACATAGTCTTTTGGTATAAATACCACTAAATTTTTAACTCCTCATTTAAAACTAAATCATTTGCTTCGCTGAAAACCTTAAAATAAATCTTGTATAGTGTAGGCGCAAGAGCTACGTTTTCTTTAATTCCTTTGATTTTAAGGTGTcttattttttcaaaaaagaataagccatttttggtgtttttgttttcgaagaTGGTACTGTTCTTAGTCGATACTAGTACAGCCGCATCACCGATGTGGCACTCACTATACAGCACTGTTTCTCTTTCGATACCTACATTTGATGGGTTTATAATCGGATTAGTATTTTTGTTCAGTGTTTTAGTCATTTCAGTATTTCCAGTAAAACCATTTATGGCATTTGTGTGAGAATTGTGAACGGTCACACCGTCAGAAGCCTCCACCATTTTGTTACTGTCATCGTCTATCAgcattttgttatttatgtctGTATTGGTGTTGTCGCTTTTTTGTTCCTTGCGCATCTTTTTTGCTGGGTAATTTTCGTTAGTCAAGCTAACGAATATGTCCTCTTTCACACCTGAACACAAAGCACTGAAGTTTTTTGCTATTGTTTTTTGGGTTTGAATTttgctttttttctttttgccaCCTGATCAGGGGGTTTCAATTTGGCAGACACCGAGTGACCGGCGTCCGCCATACTTGCTGGTTTAACCAGATTGCCAAAGACTTACCTCTCCTTTGGGAAATGAAAAGAGgaataatttatatattgatgaagattTGTATGAAATAAACAATGATCCAATTTTTACAATCACTTTTAATTAAGCCTTTGTTGCttggaaaaagtcacttttcagactgttaagaaaaaaCACGACCGGTCTCGCTCGCTGATGAAAAGGAAGTGatgtaaaaaatataaaaactgGGCACTCGCGTGGACAGCGGGAGCAGTGTGACCGACCATCacaaatataccgaaacataccgtctcaatttcaaaatataccgtaaatatactgacgaattcgttctattttacatattccccgtttttgatattccatcgaatattactagctagataaaAGCGCCCACGctatgcccacataattttatacaattaattaatgtattttccacttgactggtttattttaaactcttgtttttgttgcatttTGCCTCAAAAGAGGTTGTAACAAAAATggtaaaacaaaaaaaaccaaagagGATAGTCATTCCTATTGTgtaattttgatattccgtcgaatattattcGCTAGATAAAACATTTTGCAATGCCCAAATACTTTTATACGATTTAAGAATCAATTTTTACTTAACTGACTTATTCTGAATACTTTTTTTATTGGATCTTGTCTAAAATAAGGTTTTAGCAAAATatgtaacaaaaaaaaaaaaagaaagaacgaaagaggatagtcgttcatattgctcaatttagagtttccgttgaataattctggctaactaaaacccttagttctgcccacataattttaggccgttgatgaataaattgtcttcaagattgtctagtttttagtccttgcttttattgtattttggctaaaacaaggcttaaacaaaatagtttaacaaaaaaaacaggcgcaatgttgctggtatttgaagacataAGCCTACAAAAGGTTTGAAACATTTATATTCTTAAATCTATTTcttgtatttgtttttgttaagTTCGCTTCGGAGAAAATACTTTCACATGATGCATAAGAAACTGGCAATATACGCAGTACTTGtgaaaattttttttatatttaaattcaTTGTTGAAATCGTTTACTTATCCCAATATATACTATATGAACCATAAAATATGGTATCGATGTATCGATTAAGATATCTATATTTTTACAGTTATTAAACAAACGTTACGTTGAAATGTTCACCAAAGGTAaatttattaatattaatgCATTTCCCAACATAAATATGAAGTTTTTTCTTCTTTAAAGGAAAACCAAGGACATCGTCGTTTAATAGCCAGGCGAAATTCAAGAGCCAGCTTGAAAGTAATTCGTCGCTGTTGAATCGCAGCTTTCCAACGGCCGCAGAACTTTCTCGCAAAAGTGGCAGCCAGCTCCGGCAAACAAAGCTAACTGTCTGTCTAAAAGATAAAAAACTGAAATATGAAGGCTTTGTAGAGGAGGTTCCCAGAATTAGGGCACCGCATGAATTTATTTATATGCCACCACCAAAGCTGCAGTCGAAATCCCTTTGCGTGGCATCCAAAACGACCACCGCACCCATCAAAATGGAGCCCATGGGAATGGCAGAGCCGCCAGCCTCCCCAATTTCCAAGCGGGGTCGTGATTTGCTAAGTCTAGTAGGGCGCGTGGATTTTTGTTTGACCAGGCACAAAATGTATCCTGATTTGAATGCTATTTGGAACGTATATGGTGGGGCTGATTATTATTTAAATGCTTATAGCTATCAgacatttaataatttaacaTTTCACAGGGAAACTGGCACGCATTATCGAAGGAAAGAGGTGTAAGCACACCCTACTGGTGCGTTGTGAAGGACCCATCCTCCAAGGCATATACTACGATTTTGAAGGCGATCTGAACACATTGTCCATTGGCAAGCTCAAACAATTTTTAATTGTAAGATATGAAtgttagtttataagatttgaatattagtttaagatttactcatcgatagtattataagaaataccaatgtactcgatatatcgatacttgtcgaggacttgtcgaggacaagtatcgatatgccaacacacattcattcgaatacgacgatcaagaaagaagaacatataataaaaccgtgctattaaaagtttacatatcaggtgtggggtttgcccaaaaaaaaaaaaaaaaaaactctgcgATGAACTATGCAGACATAAGagcgaaaaccaaaagtgAACTTAGCGACATATTGCGTAGGCAAAACGTATATTTTGATCAAGATGCCAACATACACCAATTACGTACAGCAGTGAAAAAAATCATGGAAGACACGCAGGAGCTAGGAAATACGGCGCAAAGCGCAGACGAGGCTATGCAggcagacatttttgcagacccggttgagcgcgagatagatagagacaacCGTAGTGCACAACACGCAGTAAAAGCGGCGCCAGAAGAATATGGTGAAAATGTGCAGAAGGCTCGAGAAGCAATCATGCCGCGACAAGGCAACGCTTGTTCGAAATTGACCATGCGATCAGATGAATACGAAGAAGAATCGCGCCGTttgcagc is part of the Drosophila miranda strain MSH22 chromosome Y unlocalized genomic scaffold, D.miranda_PacBio2.1 Contig_Y1_pilon, whole genome shotgun sequence genome and harbors:
- the LOC117190738 gene encoding GTP-binding protein 128up-like; its protein translation is MSTILEKISAIESEMARTQKNKATSAHLGLLKAKLAKLRRELISPKGGGGGTGEAGFEVAKTGDARVGFVGFPSVGKSTLLSNLAGVYSEVAAYEFTTLTTVPGCIKYKGAKIQLLDLPGIIEGAKDGKGRGRQVIAVARTCNLIFMVWDCLKPLGHKKLLEHELEGFGIRINKKPPNIYYNRKDKGGINLNSMVTQSELDTDLVKTILSEYKIHNADITLRYDATSDDLIDVIEGNRIYIPCIYLLNKIDQISIEELYVIYKIPHCVPISAHHHWNFDDLLELMWEYLRLIRIYTKPKGQLPDYNSPVVLHNERTSIEDFCNKLHRTIVKEFKYALVWGSSVKHQPQKVGIEHVLNDEDVVQIVKNV